The DNA region TGCCGAAGCAAAAGACACACAAAGCCTCGAAGAAGCGATTTCGCGTAACTGCCAACGGCAAGGTGATGCACCGCGGTGCCGGCACCAGCCACTTGTCGACGCACATTTCGCAAAAGCAAGTACGGCAACGCCGGGGAACGCGGGCGCTAGCGCCGGCCGATGCCCAGCGCATCAAGAACGCTTTGCGCGGCAATAGCTACTAGAAACTACCAGACATCACGGTAGCTACCCATTACAAACGCGCGTCCGCTGCGATAGCGGCCCGCACTGAATACACCACGCCGGGCACCGCACAACGTTCCCTGATTGGGGAAGGCCTTGCAGCGTGAGGAGGGGAGTCGACTGCCATGAGAACTACCAAGGGCGCAGCCCGCAACAAGGCCAAGCGCCGTCTGTTCAAAAAGGTGAAGGGGTTTCGCGGCGGCCGTGGCACGCTGCTGCGTTCGGCCAAGGAGACGCTGGTTCGCGCCGGCGTCTATGCATTTCGCGATCGCCGCGTACGCAAACGAGATTTCCGCCGGCTGTGGATCATTCGCATCAACGCCGCGGCCCGCGCTCACGGCCTGCGGTACAGCGAGTTCATCCACGGCCTAGTAAAGGCCAACATCACGCTCGACCGCAAGTCGCTGTCGGAAATGGCGATTGCCGATCCGGCCGGATTCGAGGCCGTCGTGGCGCAGGTCAAAGCGGCCCTGCAAAGCGCCGCCTAACGACTGCACCGTTGGCGCAGCTGCAAACCATCAGGAGAGGCCGGTCACGCGTGACTTGCCTCTCTTTCTTTTTGGCCGTTGGTTGGTGTACGTTTACGGCACCTGGGATGCGCGGCTGGACCGATGGTGTATGGCGTTCGCCGCGTAAAAGGCATTTACCAAGAGCTGACTTCGGCCCGACTCTTTGGCACTTTTTGTTCCTTCTGAATAGTCACTTGTTGCTCTATGGCACTCGTTGAATTCCTGGCGGATCTCGAAGGTCTGTTGGCGGCCGCCGAAGTGGCTTTCGCCGGCGCGAACGACTCAGTCGCGCTGGAAGCCGCCCGCATCGAATTCCTGGGTGCCAAGAGCGGTCGTTTAAAGGATGTGCAAAAGGGACTCGGCCAGGTCGACAAGGCCGAAAAGCCCGCCGCTGGCAAACGCTTCAATGAGATCAAGGAAGCACTCGACACGGCTTTCGTCGCCGCGCAAGAACGGATCCAGCGAGGCGGCGCAACGGCCTCGTCCGCGCACACCGGCGGTCCGGTCTTCGATCGCACGCTGCCCGGACGCGCCCTGCGATTGGGCCATCTGCACCCCATCACGCAGACGATCGAACACCTGAAAGAGATCATGGGCCGACTGGGATTCACGGCCGCTGTTGGACCCGAGATCGAGGACGAGTGGCATAACTTTCAAGCGCTCAACATTCCGCCGGCGCATCCCGCCCGCGACCCGCTCGAGAATTTCTATCTGGCGACGGCCGGCGTCAGCGTGCCAGCGTCTGATAAGCCAGCCCAGACGAGCGGGCCACTGCTGCTGCGTAGTCAAACCAGCACGGTGCAAATCCGCGTCATGGAGAGCACGCCGCCACCGGTGCGTATCATTTCGCTGGGGCGCGTTTATCGACCCGACACGGCCGACGCCACGCACTATCCGATGTTCCACCAGATCGAAGGATTGCTGATCGACCATCACGTGACGATGGCCGATCTGAAGAGCGTGCTGCGGCTGTTCGCCAAGAGCTACTTCGGCGGCGAGGTGCATATCCGCTTTCGTCCCTCGTTCTTTCCCTTCACCGAGCCGAGCGTGGAAGTCGATATGAGCTGGCACGACAGCTGGATCGAAATGGGGGGGGCCGGAATGGTCGATCCCAACGTGCTGCGGGCCGTAGGCTACGATCCCGAAGAGGTAAGCGGCTTTGCCTTCGGCCTGGGCGTGGAACGCGTCTGTGCCCGGCGCCATAACGTGACGGACATTCGCGAGTTTTATAAGAACGACGTGCGATTCCTGGAACAGTTCTAGGCCCCGCAGGTTGTCGTTCCGCGAACTTCACCCCCTAAGAATCGCTTTTTGCCATGATCGTTTCCTGGAACTGGTTGAAAGAATACGTCCAGTTGGACATGCCGGCGGCCGAACTCGAGCGGCGGCTGATGCTGGCCGGGCTGAACCACGAGGAGACCAAGGAGGTCGGCGGCGATCTGGCCATCGATCTGGAAGTTACCAGCAACCGGCCTGACTGCCTGGGACACCTGGGCGTTGCGCGAGAAGTAGCCGTATTGTGGGAACGCGAGCTGAAGATACCACCGGTGGATTTGCCCCAGACAGGCCCCCAGGTCGAAACGCTGGCCCAGGTACGCATCGATTGTCCGCGGCTTTGCTCGCGCTATTCGGCCCGCGTGATCCAGGGAGTGAAAGTGGGCCCGAGCCCAACTTGGCTGACGCGGCGGCTGGCCACGCTGGGGATTGCGACAATCAACAACATCGTCGATATCACGAACTATGTATTGATGGAGTGCGGGCAGCCGCTGCACGCCTTCGACCTGGCCGGCCTTAAACAAAGACAGATCATCGTTCGTGAAGGGCACACCGACGAAACGCTGGTGGCCATCGATCATCGTTCCTACACTCTGGGCCCTGGCATGTGCGTGATCGCAGACGCCGAACGTGCCGTGGGCGTGGGGGGCGTCATGGGAGGGCTGGCGACGGAAGTTACCGCGGCGACGCGCGATGTTCTGATCGAGGCGGCCGCATTCGACGCAATGTCGATTCGCACCACGGCGCGGCGTTTGAACCTGCACAGCGACTCTTCTTTTCGCTTTGAACGCGGCCTCGATCCCGAGAGTGTCGATTGGGCCAGCCGGCGGGCTTGCCGCTTGGTACTGGAATTGGCCGGCGGGACGTTGGCCGCGGGCGTGATTGACGTCGGGGTACAGCCGACGGCACGCGAACCGGTCGTGCTGCGTCTGTCGCAGTTAAAGCGCGTTTTGGGCATCGAAATCGCGCAGCAGCGTGTACGGCAGATTCTGACGGCGCTCGGCAACAGCGAGCAACTTGTCGCAGATGGCGAAATCGAGGTTGTGCCCCCCAGTTGGCGCGCCGACCTGACCCGCGAGGTCGACCTGGTCGAAGAAGTGGCGCGGATTCACGGCTACGACGAAATTCCCGAAGACGTCAGCGTGCCGATGGCGGCTTCGGCCCGCCGTGCGGACGATCAAGTGCTGGACAAGATTCGCCAGGTGCTGGTGGCCGCGGGAGTCGACGAGGCATTGACGCTGAGCATTGTCGAGGAAGAGGTTTCAAGCGCCTTCAGCCCCTGGACCGACGCCGCTCCGCTAGTGACGCAGATGCCTATCTTGCGGCGGGCCGATCATCTGCGGCGCAGCCTGATTCCCAGTTTGTTGGTCGCCCGGCGCACGAATGAAACGCTGTCGAACGCGATGATCGAGCTGTTCGAGATGGCCCACGTCTATCTACCACGTCCCGGCCTGCTGCCCGACGAGCAGCGTATGCTAGGGATCACCAGCGGGCACGATTTTGCCCACGTCAAAGGGCTTGTCGAAGCGATCCTGGCGCGATTGAATCCGCGCGCGGTGCTGGAAGTTGCCGACCAACCGCCAGCGGCGCTATTCGATCGATCGCGGTCATGCCGGCTATTGGTGGGCGGAGAAGTGCTGGGAGTGCTGGGCGAGGTGAGTAGCGACGGACTGCGGCGCTTCGAGCTGCGCGGCCGGTCGACCGTGGCCGAGTTGCATGTGGCGGCGCTCGTCAAACTGGCGAACCTGGTTCCGCAATATGAGCGGTTGCCTGCGTTCCCGGCCATCGCGCGGGATTTGAACCTAGTCGTCGACGAACACGTTACTTGGGCCGAGATCGCGGCCGCGGTGCGCGGTGGCAGTGGCGCGTATCTGGAAGAGTTGTCCTACCAAGACACCTATCGCGATGCCGAACGTCTGGGAGCGGGCAAAAAGAGCGTCCTGCTCTCGATTAAGTTGCGCGACGCCGCCGGCACGCTAGCCGGCTCGCAGGCCGACGCCGTGCGCGACGAGATCGTCGCCCGCTGTGGGCGCGAATTGGGCGCGCAGCTGCGCGCGTCGTAGCGCAGCGTAATTGCGAATCCCATTTCCGGCGGGACGGCTGCGACGATTTCTTCGTAGCACGGTCGCTTGAGGAGCGAGCGATTACATGTCGCGCCAGATATCGTCGGAGTATGGCCGCTCGGCGATGCGTCCCAGCTCGTCCAGCGTGCGCCGCTGACCGACATTGTGCCAGGGGCTGACGCCTTCTAACTCGGGCATCAACTCCACCAGCTGAGAAGCCAGCGTGCGCGCGAGTCGCTTGATCGACGAACTCTCCGCTTTTTCCGAGATGGCTGCGACAGTCTTCATGATGCGCACCAAACGCGCACGTTCGAGGACTGGCGCTGACAAGGGTGAGTTTGTATCGAGCAACAACTCGCCGATGGGCACTTCCAGAACACTCTGCCACCAATACACGCGGCTGAGGCGGAGGTCGGTCTGTTCCTCTTCTTCCAATTCCAGTTCGCTGATGCTGGTGCGCAACTGGCGGGCAAGCCCGCGCAGAGAAATTCCCTGCTGTTGTCGAACCGTCGCGATGCGATGCAGGACGACGCGCCCCTTGCCGGGATCCGGGGTGTGGGTCTTGACCGCCGGGAATTCACCCGTGCCTATTTCGGAGATGCTCATGCCATTACCTCATTCCTGTCCAGGGTTGTACGAAAGAGCGATTTGCGGCAACCCTGCCGGCACAACGACGCATCCCTAAATACCCACGGTTAAAAAAACAGGGCGGTTCACGATCTGGGTCCGACGCGCGTCAATCTGAACGAGCCGGTCGATCCAATGTCAGACAGCAAACCAATGAACCGCCCTGGAATAACCACAGGCAAGCGCACGACATGCCACGAATCAGAAACCACAACGCCAAGTCATTTCACGCCACGAATTGGCTCGGGGGGCGAGCACAATTTCCGTGACTGGGGGCTGCAACACAACTTGCCTAAGTTGTTGCCGCCAAAACTTCGGCTGACCCACGGGTGATTTACCCCGTCGTTGAAACTCGATAGATGTGGTGTGATCGAGTTCCGAAGGAAATCATAACTAGCTGCTTCCAGAGGGACAAGCACCTGCGCGCGGTTATTCACAGTTTCTTCGTGTGCATTGGCGGCGTGGCAAATTATTGCGCAATACCCCGAGGGATGGGGGTGCGGTGATTCACGGCACCGCGACGCAGCCGGCGCAAATTACGTGCCGATGCTTAGCCTAGAAAGCATCTTTGCTAGCGCGCGAAAGCAGGTAAAAAAGTCTGCCTGCTAGACACTTGGTATCGCTAATCGCATGGCGTTGGATTCGCGCGCCGAATGCCGCGCTCTAGGACTCTTCGCGCCATCAATGCGAATGCGATGGCCCGACGCAGGACTGCCGTGTTACGGCCCAGGTGTTATTCGCCCAGAGCAAACGTCTTCAAACGCAACAAATAGTTGGGACGTTTGGGGCGGCCCGCCGTGTCGCCCTCGTCGCGATGCTGGGGCGATGTGGCAACTTTATTCTTGAGAGCCGAGGCCGCCGCTTTGCCCCTGGCTCCCTTCGACCACGAAGCGTGACGCAGTTCGACCTCGTGTTGCGGGTAGCCTTTGAGAGCCAGATATGATTGCAAGTCTTGGGGGCTGCGCCCCGTGATCCAGCTTTCGATCGCGCGACGGCGAATCATTTGCAGTGCAGGGCCCACCACAGCCTTCGACATTTGCTTGCGCAGAGAGGGGGCCGGCTGCCGCCCGGGCGCGGCGTCGCCATGAGCTCGCGCCACGATTAGATCATGCGACGAGATCTTCTTCCACATCTTGTCGAGCCCAGCCAAGTCCAGATCGCATGAGTCGGACCTCAGCAGCAGAACGTCACTGCGCGTTCGCTGCATGCCGGCGCGAAAACAGGCCGTGTCTCCGCGCTCGGCTGAGTTATGAATCACAGCGGCCTGCGGGTAGGGGCGGATCAACTCTTGAATCACTTCCGTTGTCGCGTCCGTCGACCCGTCGTCCACGATCAGCAGTTCCCACCGTGGAGTCAGCTCGGGCAGCACTTCGACGACCTGGACGACGAGCGCCGCCAGGGTCGCTTCGCGGTTCCGAACCGGCAGGATCATGCTCAGAGAAGGTTTCAAGCCGAGAGTCCTTTCTGCACGCGGTGGAGGACCGCAATGAGGTGACCGTTTTTTCCGGAGGGCGCCAACCGCGGGTCATCAATTGTCGGGGACACTTCTGTCGTTAAAGGCCGCAGGGTTCCGCGCGCCCCGTCCGCGATCAAGATGCCACTCGGTCCGGCCGACGCCGCCCTGCACCCTATCCATCGGAAAGTTGCCCTGGCAACTCAAGTCGGCCCTCGTCAGAGGCGTGTGGGGCACGACTTGCCGTGAGAGAGGAAAGTCCGAGCTGGATGGCCGATGCGTGTCGCACCGGCAATTTGCGCAACGCACATGGCCAATGATTGCCAGAATTCGCAGGCATCGCGTCAAGAATCACGCCCCCAAGGCACGCACGCCGGAGGTTGGTATGCCTGATCCCGCCCGGGCAACTCCGATATAATCGGACAGGTTGCCGCCGACTGTTCAATCTGGCGGTCCTAATCCGGTCCAACCGCCGAGGTTACCTTGTCTAGCGCGCCCCCCCCCTCCACTGCCGTACCGCTTCCGGACTTTGCCAAGGGGGACGGATTGCTCCCTGCCGTGGCTCAAGACGCCGCGACCGGCGAGGTGTTGATGGTCGCCTATATGAACGAGGCCAGCTTCGCCGAGACGGTGGCCACTGGCCGCGCCGTGTACTTCAGCCGCAGCAAGAACCGCCTCTGGCGCAAGGGAGAAGAAAGCGGGCACGTGCAGCGCGTACTGGCGATCTTGGTCGATTGCGACGCCGACACCATTCTGCTCAAGGTCGAACAGCAGGGCCCAGCATGTCACGAAGGATTCCGCAGCTGCTTCTTTCGCGAGCTTACGGCCGACGGACCGAAAGTTGTGCTGGAGCGGCTAGTCGATCCATCGACCGTGTATGGCAACCAATAGCTGCAAGACGGGCGGCGCGGAAAACCCGCTCGCAAGGATTCCTGAAACCTACGCGAAGACTTCGATCCCCTTTAGCTCCGGCGCCGGAAACTCTGCGGCGCACACGAGGCAGCCGTCGCGATCGCGAGGTGCCGTCGCGCCGCAATGGGCACAGCGCTCGGTGACCGGCCATTGTCGGTGCAACCAGTAGCCGATCGCCCCGGGCACGCCCATCAAGAAGACGAACAATGCCCAGGCTGCCCCGTCGCGGTCGGCGTAACGTCGACGATGTCGATAACACACGGCGGCCAATAAAGCCGACAGCGTCCCTACGGCAAGAATCGCCGGCCAGCATTGATTGAACGTCTGTGCGAAGGCCTCGGCCATGCTCGCCGCATCACCCGACTCGACATGCCCCGCCGCTTCGGTCGTGTAATAGAATGCCTCGACCAGCGGTGCTGGCACCACTAGGGCCACGAGCCAGGCCGCGGACTCGTTGTCGACGGCCTTCATGCCCGATATTTGAACGTTCTCGTGTCGGTCTGCGCCGCCGGCTTCGTCGATCCAATAGACATCCGCATCGCCGCGCGTGCTGTGCGACGTCAAAACAACATCCGTGGCTTCGGTGTCAAAGAAGCGGATGTCTCGCTCCCCGAGCGGCGCGGGAATCGGAAACGAGCGAAGCGTCGCCCCCTTCACATCGAGTAACGCGATGTTGTCGCGCGTGCGCACGACGACTCTGTATTTCGTACGGTCGAAAGCTGGGCCGCCATGTTCATTAGTCCCAAGCCAAGCTACGGAAACGGGCTCGTCAGGGACCTCGACGGTTTGTATGGCGCGCCCCTCGATATCGATCCGCCACAACTTGGAATTGCCAATCAGATACACCGCCGAGGCCCTGTTCCACTCCGAGCCACCGCCATAGTTCGCGGCGGTAAGAATCGGCGCGTAGCCCCACTGGGGCACATCGCTGAACTGCTCGTCCGCCGGCGGTAGATCAGGCCGGAAACCGTGCGGCCCGAAATACCCCACGAGCTGCCGCGTCTGACCGTCGTACAGAACAAAGTATGCATTTCCCGGTGCTCGCGCATCGCGGCTCAGGAACCAGTAGGTGGGCCAATTCCGCGTATCGGCAAAGCCCTGGATACGCTGATTCCAATTTAGCCAATCCGGCTTGGCCGTCGGGGCTGCCAGGTAAAGAGCCGTCGCGCTATTAACGGTCGCATCGCTTACCTCTTGGCCGCTGAGACTTCGATAGTCGTGCCGCCACATTCCGTTGGTTTTCTGCATATGACGAATCAGCGCCCGCCCGTCGCGGGTTATCTCAAGCGATTCATTCACTGGGTGGATCATCCCAGCGCCGATCACGGCCTGGGTCCACATGCAGGCGAAGCCCCAGATACCTTGGGCACCCAAGGCGAGAGTGGCCGCCAGCACGAGCGGCGCGAATAACTTGCTGCGTGTAAGCCTGTCCATGGACATCCTCGGCTCAAGAGAAATCTCGTGATTTGGCGATGTAGATGATCACCAGCACCAA from Pirellulales bacterium includes:
- the rpmI gene encoding 50S ribosomal protein L35 codes for the protein MPKQKTHKASKKRFRVTANGKVMHRGAGTSHLSTHISQKQVRQRRGTRALAPADAQRIKNALRGNSY
- the rplT gene encoding 50S ribosomal protein L20; this encodes MRTTKGAARNKAKRRLFKKVKGFRGGRGTLLRSAKETLVRAGVYAFRDRRVRKRDFRRLWIIRINAAARAHGLRYSEFIHGLVKANITLDRKSLSEMAIADPAGFEAVVAQVKAALQSAA
- the pheS gene encoding phenylalanine--tRNA ligase subunit alpha, translating into MALVEFLADLEGLLAAAEVAFAGANDSVALEAARIEFLGAKSGRLKDVQKGLGQVDKAEKPAAGKRFNEIKEALDTAFVAAQERIQRGGATASSAHTGGPVFDRTLPGRALRLGHLHPITQTIEHLKEIMGRLGFTAAVGPEIEDEWHNFQALNIPPAHPARDPLENFYLATAGVSVPASDKPAQTSGPLLLRSQTSTVQIRVMESTPPPVRIISLGRVYRPDTADATHYPMFHQIEGLLIDHHVTMADLKSVLRLFAKSYFGGEVHIRFRPSFFPFTEPSVEVDMSWHDSWIEMGGAGMVDPNVLRAVGYDPEEVSGFAFGLGVERVCARRHNVTDIREFYKNDVRFLEQF
- the pheT gene encoding phenylalanine--tRNA ligase subunit beta; this encodes MIVSWNWLKEYVQLDMPAAELERRLMLAGLNHEETKEVGGDLAIDLEVTSNRPDCLGHLGVAREVAVLWERELKIPPVDLPQTGPQVETLAQVRIDCPRLCSRYSARVIQGVKVGPSPTWLTRRLATLGIATINNIVDITNYVLMECGQPLHAFDLAGLKQRQIIVREGHTDETLVAIDHRSYTLGPGMCVIADAERAVGVGGVMGGLATEVTAATRDVLIEAAAFDAMSIRTTARRLNLHSDSSFRFERGLDPESVDWASRRACRLVLELAGGTLAAGVIDVGVQPTAREPVVLRLSQLKRVLGIEIAQQRVRQILTALGNSEQLVADGEIEVVPPSWRADLTREVDLVEEVARIHGYDEIPEDVSVPMAASARRADDQVLDKIRQVLVAAGVDEALTLSIVEEEVSSAFSPWTDAAPLVTQMPILRRADHLRRSLIPSLLVARRTNETLSNAMIELFEMAHVYLPRPGLLPDEQRMLGITSGHDFAHVKGLVEAILARLNPRAVLEVADQPPAALFDRSRSCRLLVGGEVLGVLGEVSSDGLRRFELRGRSTVAELHVAALVKLANLVPQYERLPAFPAIARDLNLVVDEHVTWAEIAAAVRGGSGAYLEELSYQDTYRDAERLGAGKKSVLLSIKLRDAAGTLAGSQADAVRDEIVARCGRELGAQLRAS
- a CDS encoding glycosyltransferase, with the translated sequence MKPSLSMILPVRNREATLAALVVQVVEVLPELTPRWELLIVDDGSTDATTEVIQELIRPYPQAAVIHNSAERGDTACFRAGMQRTRSDVLLLRSDSCDLDLAGLDKMWKKISSHDLIVARAHGDAAPGRQPAPSLRKQMSKAVVGPALQMIRRRAIESWITGRSPQDLQSYLALKGYPQHEVELRHASWSKGARGKAAASALKNKVATSPQHRDEGDTAGRPKRPNYLLRLKTFALGE
- the hisI gene encoding phosphoribosyl-AMP cyclohydrolase, which codes for MLPAVAQDAATGEVLMVAYMNEASFAETVATGRAVYFSRSKNRLWRKGEESGHVQRVLAILVDCDADTILLKVEQQGPACHEGFRSCFFRELTADGPKVVLERLVDPSTVYGNQ